From one Gimesia sp. genomic stretch:
- the yajC gene encoding preprotein translocase subunit YajC, protein MRLTLSITTLAREENEMHTLLSTLLVLAQETPAKQPAGPSFLVQSLPLIVIVIFFYFIMFRPQQKERARREQALKELKKNDRVVTIGGIIGTIANISESDQEVTLKIDDNSKMKVRRSAIQGLYQVETKETTS, encoded by the coding sequence ATGAGACTCACTTTATCGATTACCACGCTGGCCCGGGAAGAGAACGAAATGCACACCTTATTGTCGACATTGTTAGTACTTGCTCAAGAGACACCCGCCAAACAGCCCGCTGGTCCCTCGTTCCTGGTTCAGTCGTTGCCTTTGATTGTGATCGTGATTTTTTTCTACTTCATCATGTTCCGTCCTCAACAGAAGGAACGGGCCCGACGCGAGCAGGCGCTTAAAGAGTTGAAGAAGAATGATCGTGTGGTGACCATCGGTGGGATCATTGGCACGATTGCCAATATTTCTGAGTCAGATCAGGAAGTGACTCTGAAAATTGATGATAATTCCAAGATGAAAGTGCGTCGCAGTGCCATTCAGGGGCTGTATCAGGTTGAAACCAAAGAGACAACAAGCTAG